ctgtAGTTTTCTGTACCCATCAATGAAGGGCTTCAAGAGGCATAATCGATGGATGTCAAAGAAATAATGCAAATTCAGTGCTGGTACATGTAATATCTCCTTTGATGATCAGCAATATGTTTGGAGTGAAGCTCAACTATTTTGCTGCTTTAGCAAATGGAGTTTGTCATCGAGGAAGTTGCAATTTGCCATGGGACACATGATTCTTCAGAGATAAATGGCTTGTTAGTGTCTGATTTATGACACCGCATTAAGTCGAAGTGTTCATGAACAATTCAGTAAGATTTTCATGCAGACTAATATTTTTGCCCTTGAAAATTAATTCCAGCTGTCTTTTCCTGAAGTACATACAAGACAGGCATTTAGTTTTTGCTTGCATGTCCATTTTTTCTGGCCATACCATTTTCAAGATTCGGTAGTGGCATTGAACAGCAAAGTAAACTTCATGCAAGTAATTGTAGATCGAGATGGTTTCTTTCTATTCTCATACTGAATTGAATCAATAAAGGTATTTTAGACCAAGTTATTATTTACATCCGTGTGTtcatcctttttctttgtttctgtaTTATGTTCTGTTAGAACTCCATCTTCACGATCCTTGCTTCCCCATCCACCAAGGCTCTTACACCTTTTCAACTCCATCTTCACGATCCTTGCTTCCCCATCCACCAAGGCTCTTACACCTTTTCAACCTTTGATTGAGCCAAGTTTTTCATTAGCAGTAAACCAGCCATTCATTTCTGAAAATGAAGATCTATTGGTTAAGTTGTCTGCAAGGTCTCAAGCAGACAACCAgcgaaaatatatatttgggaAAAACCCATTAGCACCTAAATAGCATGGTTGAATTAAGAACTGCAGATACAATGAAGTCTTTATATCCCAGTTCAACACACTAGTACTCATTCAGCTTAGAAAAACCGCCCAAAGGTATTTGCTACATCCAGGGGGTGGAGCAACAATGGAACTATTCTTTCTGGACCGTGCATCAAAAGCATGGATGAACAGAAGGCTTATCAACAGGTCTAATGAAGCTAACCACTATCTTGATGTATTAGGAAATTCAGGCATTTGAAAGCTTGAGGAATCTCATGAACTATGAGCTTCCTTGATGAGAAGATTTCTGGTGCTGCAATCTCTACTCCATGAATAGACAAACCCTATGTCACATTTGCACCATTAATAATCTCAAGATCTTCACAAGGGAGCAATGTCATCAGGCTTTGTTTATGTGGTAATGCAGCAAGTTCAATGTATGTAACCCTTAGAGGCAGTACGTGAAACCTCACAATCTTCTCAAGAATCGGAGATGAAGATGCCACAAACTCAAACTCTGAAGGAGCAAAGATTGTTACAGAACTCAAGCTTTTGTGATCCGCAAGAATCCTGTTAATAACAGACTTCAATCCAATTGCAAATAACACAATTCTGTGGGAGCTAAGCAAATGGATAATCCTTGTCCATTCAACAATGATCTTGGGGTCATTAGCATCTGAAACTAAATTGGAAATTGCATCACAAATTGGAGCTTGAATAGGCTACCATCCAAGAGAAACATCTTTAGACCTCAGTGATGAAAGTGGTGCAAGAACACCATCAGTTGCAATGTCTTTCAAGAACCATGTCAGGCTGTGATACCAATACATGATTGATCTCAAGCAGTCTTTCTTTCTCATCAATCCTAGTTACAGCAAGTTTCTTTTGACCGACAAGTGTTGGGAAGCAACTGCCTTGAGGTTTCTTAAAGACATCCTCCATAGATAGTTTCAAAGGAGAGGTGGTATTGAAGGATTTTTTTCAAGAAccagggagggagggaggtaTTAGAAAGGGAAGAGTCTTTAATGGCAAAGATGGTTATGTTAGGAGATAAAAAGAACATTTCAGGGGAAAGCAAGAGAAGGGTAGCCGTGATAATGAACCCAGCTTCCCTTAGAGTTCTTGACGCATTCAATGAGGTAATTGCTTGTTGGTCTTGTTGCATTGCTGGATGGTGAATTCAATGCAGTGGAGATTTCTATGAACGCCAAGACTACTGAggtgttttcatattattttgatatattaatattatattaatattaaaaataatttttaaaaaataacctgtcatattataattattactcAAATTCTGAAGGAGCAAAAATTAACCTGTTATGTcaaatagtaataattataattattttaaaagaaaataacctGTCATATTAAATAgtgataattataattatttcttttttttaagatgataatTTGACCTAACTGAATGGAATTCTAACCTTAACCGTTTATAATATAATCAAGATCAatatatttatctaattttacttgaaattagGATTAGGTATGGATTGGATTTGGTTTGACCATCTCTTAATTCTTGTCCTCTATCCTAACTTGGGTTTTCAtgtgtttggaaaaatataatttcatttcaaaactcttttattaaaatgttttttttttctcttttccttttttatttcaatcttttgTCCAAGCAAGAAGGGTGAGACATTAGGATACAAAAAacttagtaaaaaaaactataaactataatttattttttcaaatcacactCACATAATCTAAACATACACCCTCCAATGGCAGCTAGATTCTAGAGGATCACAGCCTTGTATGTGCTGGCATGAAAAAAGTCCAAATTTGAATTTGAGTCCAAGTTGGTGCGTCAGATTCAGTAGGAGTCAATGGTAGCTCTAGAAATTTGTATTAATGAGAGGAGGTCTTGATAGTGACATGAACAGGGAGGGATAGCTGAGGACTTGCTTTTAGTTGGTTCTAGCTTTACTGCATTTGATACTTTGACCTAAAATTACTTGGGAAGTTTTGCCATTGTCAACGTTTGTCCCATGAGaaactttatattattttaaaaataattggtgGTATTTactctaaaaataaagatattcttattgtttttaataattctatgTATTTTTGATGTGTATACTCAATCAAATTTCTCCatactaatttaattaattctattaTATATCATCATACCTCACCAcctcttttctttatatatatatttaaagaaaaaaaattgttaagctAAAAGGATGGAACACGCTAATTTATAGCCATAGGAGGTTAACTACTTGCATCATCCTTATCACGGTTTgcatgtgttttatttttttaggtttttttttgttttttttttaattttagctttatatatttaaattattggggTTTGaccattattatatttttttaattatttttatatgaggtTGGTTCAGCCTCATAACATGGATTACTAGTGTGacatattttcttttggttatcattatcatcttttttttttaaatttgatttatttgctcttgttatttttttgatcatataattgaataacattgatttataaaaaacacaCTTGCaagcattaattttttatattatatactgCCAGTCACATGAATTCTTCCGAGTATAAATTTATAAGTTTGAGGAGTCATACGcgttaatttaaatttagatttagattttaagatttaaaaaaaaatacttaaaagatATTAGGTTTTTAAAAAGAACTTCAATGAAATTTTAACGGACTGcaaagttatttaaatttaattagattaCAGCGTAACTAAAAAATGGGGTCTTAGATCTGCATATTAAACATTCACAGCAAATAAATAAGAGTGAAGAGTAAAATGGGCGAGTTCAAATTAGTCACCAAACAATATCCAAATCTCAATCAAGTCCTCTATAAAAAATCCTATTTGGGTCTCCAAAATTCTCAAGAAAACGTGAGTTTTCCATCCTTATTTGAGAGTTTTCTATATAGTTGAGGGACTTATTTGAGGTTTGCGCCAAAGAATTTTACTGTGGAgtacttgtgttttttcttcttctattttaagCAAATTCTAGGGTTTCTCAAAGTCTTCAAATTTCTCTAATAATTAACAACTAATTCCTAGCTTATTTATTAGCAAAATCCAGTCCAAACACACAACAATTGAAACTCCCAGAAAGAACAGAGATGCAAAAAGTGCATAGAAAAAACTCAATCTATATTCACCATGTACTTTATACTATATATTAATACTAAacgaatatatatactaatccTTACATAATGTTTTTGTATCAAGACACTCCTTTACTGTTCTATACTTAACAATTTGAACCTAAAATACCACAAAACCCCACAAGAATCACCAAACTTTGAAGCCCATTACATTAATGGCCACCTTGATGACCATGTCTTCTTCTAGTAACTCTAATGTAGCAAAAAACAGCAGCAAAAATGGCAGTAACAAGACCACCAAGGATAACACCACCACCAGCAACAGACTTATCAGATGAATGATGTTTTCCTAGCCTTCTAATCCCAGGAGCTTCAGCTTCTCCTGACTCTGTCTCTGCCTGCATAGGACTTGATGCGGGCTTCCCTCCTTCTTCAACTCCTTTCGGCTTCGCTCCATTTTGAACTTCAGATTTATCATCAGCCATGGCTTGAAGTACCAAGATCCcaacaaaaatcaagaaaaagaaaccaaaccTAGCCATACTTCACCGcccaaaaaaatgatatatttagtTAGCTAGAGACTAGAGTGGCAAGACAAGAACAAGAACTTGGTTGATGTGTTCAGGGGCTCAAAGCATGAGTAACTAGGGGCACATGGATGATAATGAGCAGCTGAGCAAGAATCGTGGCCTTTATATATGGGGAGATTTTTGTCTGGTACTGTGCGTGTGTGTGGCTTGAAACAGCTAAGGAGGTTCCACAGGGATGCTAGCTTTGTGGGGTTGGGGACCTTGTGAAAGCaagagaagttttttttaatatatatatatagtcttaaAACCCGGGAGCCCTTTTTTTCCcccaaaaaaatgaataaaaaagatatagtattgaaaaataacttgtttttaaatcaacaagttgattattgatttttgacTGAGTTAggttaatcaataaaaaacaatcatattgttttgatattttgcttttcaaaaaaatatagttcttttcatttcataaaaattaaattattgcgttaatttgagtttttgacTCTATTAATCTGCATCTCAAgttaacttataaaattattttaaattttaaaattatttttaattatgtgattCTCTTGATTAGAATATAAGGTAAGTGGAAAATGAAAAAGGTCTTCTTGATGAGGAAATCTTCTTGAATtggctggaaaaaaaattcatggtaTTCagagaataattaataatatattagtagttattttttaaattcattttaaaaaaagtacaaaaatgaaaaagaatataaaatttataatctaccaaaaattaaaaaaaatatcaccacTTAGAATTTCTCtcctaattgtatttttttattttttttaaataaatttcataaaataactaACAGAATATATACAActggaatttttatttatttgctttgtttctttcttatttGGGAAGGGAAGTAGAGAATTTCATAAAAAGGAAACAAGGATTGGAATttggaaatataaaaaaatcggTAAGGAATTATAACTTCTGCTAGATTTgggtatttaatttttcatccaAACAATATTTTCAACTAGATTAGTGTTATGTATGAATAATTTCATTGATAGGATGAAAAATCCAGGTATGGATAGAATTTAGTTTAGATGTTGTAGAGATTAAGAATGGTCgatgatagattttttttaattttttttttttttgtgttttaatctCTACTCAAATTTCATATAACATTAACAAAGACACATATCAAACAATCTTAAGTGgcaagtaatataaaattaaattaaattcatcctttgatttggttaaaagggatcaatcattttaaaattagagAGTTGGGTTAAATGGTTAAAgaaagatttttaatatttttttatttttattcaggTATTTTTATACCCTTTTAAAGATGAGATTAATCTCGTTCGGGGTTTATAACTattcttttcaataaatatattttttaaagattgaatttaTATTCAATATAGTACTACCTTAACTATTAGATTATCAAAGATTTTATTATGAACATGAAAATAGGGGTGCGAAAATGCTCTTGATTTATAACAAAGGCAACTACGTGGTTGGCTATGAATGTTTTCCTTGCAGATCTTGTTTAATAGAGaattgattgcttttttttttttttatgatcttctTCTACCCTCTTTGTTTCAACTCTAATTATATgtttgaattataattacaacATCTAGTTTGAATTCCGAACTGatctaaaacatatattattaaaacaatatcatttttattttacggctttttaatgaaatgacatgatttggattaaaaaaataacataaaattaaaaataatattgttttggataaaatttaaaaatctttgaAGTTAAATTGGTTATATTTCACTAGTTTGAtgtatgattttaatttaaaaaaaaaaaaaaagaaaaagaaaaagaaattcgcTAGCTTCTCTTTCCTAATGAACATGCCCCTTTAGTTAGAGAATTGAAAGCCCACAGTTGGCATTCCCCAACTGGAAAAGCAGTTATGGTGGGGAGCTCTCTCATGGAGATATTAATGTTAGATTTTCAATATAGACCACTGCCATTCAAACGAGGAAGGCTCTTCtgtgcaatttgtttttttgaatttttaattattatgatcAAAATCtgcttttgtatttttgtacatataaacaaaataattatatataatttcataaaatcatatcttataaaatacaaattcataTTTCACAATTCACAATATCACGaaagaataatattaataaagtcTGTACTTTATTAATAATTGAAAGGAATAGGAATAACACCGCCACTAAATTAAGCctgtacttttaaaaaaacacttttatctttcaaaattcatttaaaattaattaataaagtcTATTTCcactaaattaatatatatccaTGAAAAATACTTCTCACAACATTTTCTAAAAATCTACCTTAAATCAAATGGCAAACCCATTTAACCACGAAgattaatttagattgattGATGCTATCATTGAAGACATAAATGCTATCCCATTATAAACAAATTGCccatttcattattaaaaaaaatcttaatattaaatcaatgttaattagaataaaaatatttaaggtaGATTAGAATTATGATGTatgatactttttaaaaattatttgatattaattagaataaaaatattcttaattttaaatcaatattaattagaattatgGTGTATgatacttttcaaaataatttttttttttaaatacattcagattttttttatttttaaaactaatacatcaaaatcattataaaacactaagaaaatattaatttttcaaactaaaattttgaaaaatatataaaaaaaacaaatacataaattatatcaaatacaaTTAGATAGTCGGTGATAAGTTACAAGTATAGTATATAGTAATTTGGCAGGACAACCGCCCACCGAAGTGGCCCTCTAGTCAAAAAGCTCAAGATAATGTAGCCAGTTGACTTCATTCTTAACACACTCACGAATTTTGAGCCGTAACATTTATTGTCACACCCACGTTTGACCTTTCGAGGGATCTTCTTGATCATATGACTCACAattctttcctctcttttttttttaatttttaggtcAATATATTTTTAGGGAGAATTTGGGAATGCAGTCCAaactttatttgattaaaaaaaataatttttttgtttaaaaatattaggaaaaaaacatCACTTCTTAAACCACTACTAAACTAGATATTATTATGacacacatttttattttatttatttattctttttcaaaagataatttttattgaatttagcTAAACTTTCACTCACATAAACACATATTTCTTACCGAAAAAGTTACCAAGGGCTATAATCTGTCGGCATTTAACCGAGagctgaaaaatatttactggatATGCCACTATCACTGACAGAATAAATCTGTcagtatatttcaagcgggattttttttggcgcgcaatttttgtctgtaaaaccatcggtaattgttttttctacCGACCGATTTAGCGACGGAATTAGATATTACCAACGAAATGAAAGTCGACAGACGGTTTCCGTCAGGGATGTcgtcggtaaaaaaattatCGACGAACTCTGAATCACATACCGACGGAATAGTTCCGCCTAacaaaactgtgaaatcttgtaatGCCTTaacacttatttttattttcgagAGTGAAATCTAAATTAATCTATGATAATCCAATTAAAAACATGTGGAGAAATAAGACTATTTTCAAGGTATGGGAATCTCTTTTCATCTCACTCTTTTGTAAATTGATTATTAAgctatttcattttattttaaaatctttttttcttttttcccactATTTGTTCTTTTCTACCAATTATTTATGCATATTCTTCACTTATTATCCCTAtatatttcctttctttctttcttttagtgGCCAGGATTCAAGATCTTTTGAACAGTTCATGTTAGGCCTACGTACCTTCACATGAAGCTTTGAAGCCATGACCACAAACATACCACATATATGGATATGGCCATCAAATTTCAGTTAGGCTATGTTTATCATTTTGTCAATTATTTATAAGGTCGTGATCACATGCTGTCCAGCATCTTGTATACAACCACCAAACGTCGGCAATTCCAGTTCACAATCCAAGATATGTCGGCACACAATTTCGATAATAAAAACCCAATTATCTACAAGAACTAGGGATTCGTGTGTTTGCTTGCCCGTTGCCTACCACCTAGCTTTGGCCCTGGGGTAATTCTGCATGCACCGAGAGTCGTACGTACCTTGCGTATAATAATAGAAACCGTCTTTGTTTTAAAAGCCAAGATTAATGAATTATGAGTTCATcttattcataaataatttttcatttatttttctgtaaTGTCGTGATATTCACGACTCACCCATATACCTTCACATGTAAGTTTGACACATTCGAACATAACTCCCTTCTTAGCAGTAGAATTTAACTACGGGATATCATTTTTTTGGTTcggcatgatttttttttaaaaaataattataaaaacttttaaaaaaatttattcatgtTACCGGTTTTGTTTCGGTTGTAGTTCCAGTTCGgttcagttattttatattaaaaacaaaaaattatatttttttgaggtttttttttataatttctaatatgtttggttttggtttcgttcggttttttttattttttcttaaattttttcatttggttttttattaattcgGTTAGGTTtagtttttcagtttcaggattctgaaatcaaaaaccaaatcaaaccaatcaatttaatagtagctaaataatttctaatttttttttttttcacaattcaattttttcaaattttgttttttactttatcagtttaattaatttttcaaatttgtttacTACCCTCAGCAGTATCTAGAGATTTCTTTTATAACATTCGTGTGGTTACTGTATGTACAGAACAGCTACTGCTTTCATAATGGACCTGCCTGCATGATCTTGTTCAAAAGCACAAGATTGACTTTCCAGAAGTT
This genomic interval from Populus nigra chromosome 11, ddPopNigr1.1, whole genome shotgun sequence contains the following:
- the LOC133668624 gene encoding fasciclin-like arabinogalactan protein 21; the protein is MEDVFKKPQGSCFPTLVGQKKLAVTRIDEKERLLEINHVLVSQPDMPIQAPICDAISNLVSDANDPKIIVEWTRIIHLLSSHRIVLFAIGLKSVINRILADHKSLSSVTIFAPSEFEFVASSSPILEKIVRFHVLPLRVTYIELAALPHKQSLMTLLPCEDLEIINGANVT